Proteins from a genomic interval of Polaribacter sejongensis:
- a CDS encoding putative metal-binding motif-containing protein: protein MKKLIVNTFIPIALLITAIFIIGAGCSGVPDLKEYVWHKDSDGDGYGLAGTAVMEGEQPEGYVENDIDCDDTNADVYPGATEIPDNDIDEDCNGKFAYTFYSDKDGDGFGSETPIIIEIENNTTAPDNYSWFAGDCNDDNAEIHPKAVEIEKNGIDDNCDGIIDIVEYYIDEDGDGYGSQKATPAEGVTNNLDCDDTDEKIHPYTREFLDDKIDSNCDGSDNT, encoded by the coding sequence ATGAAAAAATTAATTGTAAACACATTTATACCCATAGCACTTTTAATAACTGCTATTTTTATTATTGGAGCGGGTTGTTCTGGAGTTCCTGATTTAAAAGAATATGTATGGCATAAAGATTCAGATGGTGACGGATATGGTTTGGCAGGTACTGCTGTAATGGAAGGAGAACAACCAGAAGGATATGTAGAAAATGATATTGATTGCGATGACACTAATGCTGATGTCTATCCTGGTGCTACAGAAATACCAGATAATGATATAGATGAAGATTGTAACGGGAAATTTGCTTACACTTTTTATTCAGATAAAGATGGAGATGGTTTTGGTAGTGAAACTCCGATTATTATTGAAATTGAAAACAATACCACTGCTCCAGATAATTATTCTTGGTTTGCTGGAGATTGTAATGATGATAATGCAGAAATACACCCAAAAGCTGTAGAAATAGAAAAAAATGGAATCGATGATAATTGCGACGGAATTATAGATATTGTTGAATATTATATAGATGAAGATGGTGATGGTTATGGCTCACAAAAAGCTACTCCAGCAGAAGGGGTTACCAATAATTTAGATTGTGATGATACTGATGAAAAAATTCATCCTTATACCAGAGAATTTTTAGATGATAAAATAGATAGTAATTGTGATGGTAGCGATAATACATAA
- a CDS encoding sensor histidine kinase: MLKLHITLFITMLWSFSYSQQYTNITVKDGLPSNHIYKIVQDAYGFIWFATDKGLVKYNGNTLKTFTTRNSLSTNDIWGIHPTPDGNLWYLSKTSKLGYIKNDSVYAFESEVKNEIFTPNYTSQIGNQIILTSNSRAHELINDKWKLVSEKTSLKKRTPVYLKHPTITSYETSTNLDTIKLTYKNGNIKKVPNLKNILTTVHYRGQITDSLFYWTADKYYSILNLNTLKLYKRNFKDEVGISKSQHTRIQLINNQIQITGRGFVGILDENYHITKTVLIPKKLDAHFAMIDKKETVWIATFLHGVYKLTKAKRSIKYAYEHENILKTNKINDTIIANIYNKGFFKYQPDKKDFIPFINQNNYIFSSNYIDSLKTAFYISENKIIRKKNTKASEEFNFTEYPFYTNQTARDLTYYNNYLYGDFTAGINKIDTNNLKILKVYNQRGITNLMVFKDRLLVATTNGLKQIKNEALSEVTFNKQIFSKPILSITKISKTHVLLNTDGFGSFITDLNKIEQLPKSEFLIVNNAFVENKDIWLASNSGLFKYVLKDENYTLEKKLTVANGIPSQQVNDIYIYNNDLILSTNNGIAILPKKQEITNQLLDIYIDKLTYNNQTVTKNNNTFKYLENNNISIAISRIDFTENNTNFSYNYKLEPLLSDWKATETTNINFNDLQPNTYIFKVESQNIKKKIEFTITPLWHQTFWFKAIVLLTLTSLFFRAVWYLSKRSQQQKSKKLFQEKQLSEIQLKALRSQMNPHFVFNSLAAIQYFINENNFEASEKYLVKFSKLIRRFFELSKETTITLTEEIKLLTNYLEIEKLRFREKLEYQINIDDAIDIKNTKIPTMLLQPIVENAVNHGIFNKFDTGTVTINFKKVDTLTYKVLIIDDGVGFINTKSKSKKIKSSNVLQQRLTYLNTLEEWEILYFTEELHPKNDEKGNISTFIIKSK, encoded by the coding sequence ATGTTAAAACTCCATATCACTTTATTTATAACTATGTTATGGAGTTTTTCCTATTCTCAACAATACACAAATATTACTGTAAAAGATGGCTTACCAAGCAATCATATTTATAAAATTGTACAAGATGCTTATGGTTTTATTTGGTTTGCTACAGACAAAGGATTAGTAAAATATAATGGTAACACCTTAAAAACTTTTACGACAAGAAATAGTTTGTCCACCAATGATATTTGGGGAATTCATCCAACACCAGATGGTAATTTATGGTATTTATCTAAAACATCTAAATTAGGTTATATAAAAAACGATAGTGTTTATGCTTTTGAAAGTGAGGTTAAAAATGAAATATTCACTCCCAATTATACGAGTCAAATAGGCAACCAAATTATACTAACAAGTAATTCTAGAGCGCATGAATTAATTAATGATAAATGGAAATTAGTCTCAGAAAAGACTTCCTTAAAAAAAAGAACACCAGTTTATCTTAAACACCCAACTATTACTTCTTACGAGACAAGTACTAATTTAGACACTATAAAATTAACCTACAAAAACGGAAATATAAAAAAGGTACCCAATCTTAAAAATATTCTAACCACTGTCCATTATAGAGGTCAAATAACAGATAGTTTGTTTTATTGGACAGCAGATAAATATTATTCAATATTAAACTTAAATACGTTAAAACTGTATAAACGCAATTTTAAAGATGAAGTAGGTATCAGTAAATCTCAACACACCAGAATACAGCTCATAAACAATCAAATTCAAATTACAGGAAGAGGCTTTGTAGGTATTTTAGATGAGAACTATCACATTACAAAAACAGTTTTAATTCCTAAAAAATTAGATGCACATTTTGCAATGATTGATAAAAAAGAAACGGTTTGGATTGCTACTTTTTTACATGGTGTTTACAAATTGACTAAAGCTAAAAGAAGTATTAAATATGCTTATGAACACGAAAACATTCTTAAAACCAACAAGATAAACGATACTATAATTGCAAATATTTACAACAAAGGTTTTTTTAAATATCAACCTGACAAAAAAGATTTTATACCGTTTATTAACCAAAATAATTACATTTTTAGTTCTAATTATATAGATTCCTTAAAAACAGCTTTCTATATTTCGGAGAATAAAATTATACGTAAAAAAAATACTAAAGCCTCCGAGGAGTTTAATTTTACAGAATACCCTTTTTATACAAATCAAACTGCTAGAGACTTAACTTATTATAACAATTATTTGTATGGTGATTTTACTGCAGGAATTAATAAAATTGATACAAACAACCTGAAAATACTTAAAGTTTATAACCAACGAGGAATTACCAATTTAATGGTTTTTAAGGATCGATTATTGGTGGCTACTACAAACGGCTTAAAGCAAATTAAAAATGAAGCACTAAGTGAAGTTACTTTTAATAAACAAATATTTTCTAAACCGATTCTAAGCATTACAAAAATATCTAAAACCCATGTATTGTTAAATACAGATGGATTTGGATCATTTATTACCGATTTAAATAAGATAGAACAATTACCAAAATCAGAATTTTTAATTGTTAATAATGCTTTTGTAGAAAACAAAGATATTTGGTTGGCCAGCAACTCTGGTCTTTTTAAATATGTATTAAAGGATGAGAATTATACTTTAGAAAAAAAATTAACAGTCGCCAACGGTATTCCTTCGCAACAAGTTAATGATATATATATTTATAACAATGACCTTATTCTAAGCACAAATAATGGTATTGCTATTTTACCCAAAAAACAAGAAATCACCAACCAGTTACTAGATATTTATATCGATAAATTAACGTACAACAACCAAACAGTAACTAAAAATAACAATACTTTTAAATACTTAGAAAACAACAATATTAGTATTGCAATTTCTAGAATAGATTTTACTGAAAACAACACCAACTTTAGCTATAATTACAAATTAGAACCACTACTAAGTGATTGGAAAGCTACTGAAACAACCAATATTAATTTTAATGACTTACAGCCCAATACTTATATATTTAAAGTTGAATCACAAAATATTAAAAAGAAAATTGAATTTACAATTACTCCTTTATGGCATCAAACATTTTGGTTTAAAGCCATCGTACTTTTAACTTTAACAAGTTTGTTTTTTAGAGCTGTTTGGTATTTAAGTAAACGAAGCCAACAGCAAAAAAGTAAAAAGCTTTTTCAAGAAAAACAACTTTCTGAGATTCAATTAAAAGCACTTCGCTCGCAAATGAATCCACATTTTGTATTCAACTCTTTGGCCGCCATTCAATATTTTATTAATGAAAATAATTTTGAAGCTTCAGAAAAATATTTAGTAAAATTTTCTAAACTAATTAGACGTTTTTTCGAACTGTCTAAAGAAACGACCATCACATTAACCGAAGAAATAAAACTGCTTACCAATTATTTAGAAATAGAAAAACTACGCTTTAGAGAAAAACTAGAATACCAAATTAATATTGATGATGCTATTGATATTAAAAACACGAAAATACCAACAATGCTGTTACAACCCATTGTAGAAAATGCTGTAAACCATGGAATTTTCAATAAATTTGATACAGGTACAGTGACCATCAACTTCAAAAAAGTAGATACTTTAACTTATAAAGTTTTAATTATAGATGATGGTGTTGGGTTTATAAACACAAAGTCCAAAAGTAAAAAAATAAAGTCTTCTAACGTTTTACAACAACGTTTAACCTATTTAAACACTTTAGAAGAATGGGAGATTTTGTATTTTACAGAAGAATTACATCCTAAAAACGATGAAAAAGGAAACATATCTACTTTTATAATTAAAAGCAAATAA
- a CDS encoding LytR/AlgR family response regulator transcription factor — MNTISAIIVDDEISNLKGLEKKMANLFPDISIIGTYQKPEEAITNITKQQPDILFLDVEMPRIDGFELLSKLREINFQVIFVTAFSEYAIEAFKKCAIGYILKPIDDDDLIKAVHKAKESITLKHENEKNANLLQFIAETNSNSNKLIIPTIKGVSFIPQKEVIHIEGFDGYTKIHLIDNTEIVSSYNIGKYEKMMNNFFYKCHKSHIINLEKVRHFENEGYIVLENKKRVPVSKTKRKEFIDLCSQ; from the coding sequence ATGAATACAATCTCTGCTATTATTGTTGATGATGAAATTTCTAACCTAAAAGGATTGGAGAAAAAGATGGCTAATTTGTTTCCAGACATAAGCATCATTGGTACTTACCAAAAACCAGAAGAAGCAATTACCAACATCACAAAACAACAACCTGATATTTTATTTTTGGATGTAGAAATGCCCCGAATTGATGGTTTTGAATTGTTATCAAAATTAAGAGAAATCAATTTTCAAGTAATTTTTGTTACTGCTTTTAGCGAATATGCTATAGAAGCCTTTAAAAAATGTGCTATTGGTTACATCTTAAAACCAATAGATGATGATGATTTAATAAAAGCTGTTCATAAAGCAAAAGAAAGTATCACTTTAAAACACGAGAACGAAAAAAATGCAAACCTTTTACAGTTTATTGCAGAAACAAATTCTAACTCAAACAAGTTAATTATACCAACTATTAAAGGTGTTTCTTTTATTCCGCAAAAAGAAGTGATACATATAGAAGGATTTGATGGTTATACCAAAATTCACCTTATAGACAACACAGAAATCGTAAGCTCCTACAATATAGGGAAGTATGAAAAAATGATGAATAATTTCTTCTACAAATGCCATAAATCTCACATTATAAACCTAGAAAAAGTGCGTCATTTCGAAAATGAAGGATATATTGTATTAGAGAACAAAAAAAGAGTGCCAGTTTCTAAAACCAAACGAAAAGAATTTATAGATTTGTGTTCGCAATAA